The DNA region TTCTCCTGATGACTCATTATTGGCATTACCATTATTACTGTTACATGCACTTAAAAGTAGACTCACCAGCAGCATGAGTATGAGAAGTCTCACGCCCACCCTTTTCTTTTGCTTCATCTGACATCTCCCTTTGTTTGCAAAGTGTTAGTAGATGTAATCGCTTTCTAAAAGAAGCGAAATCAACTGTACCGCTACGCAACTTGATCATCTCTTTTAACTTCATTATAGGTAAACATGACACGCTTCGAAATTCAGTCAAGCAACAAAAACCTATACTTATTCAACGATTTCATGACCTTGTTGTGATAAATTTAAGCCAACTTATGCAAAAATGTATCAAACTTCTTTGAAAAAGGTGAGCTATCTTGTTAATGAACTGCGGAAAATCAAGTTCTCCACCATCAAAAAACATTAAAAAACATCAAAAAAACAAAACAATTTCTCCTCTTACGTCCAAAACATCTCATCTTTAGTCACGCCCACTTTTTTAGCGGCTTTGTGGTATGAATTTCAATGCAATATGGACACCTCGTCGTATGGGCTACCGCAACTGCAATCAATTCTTTCTCTTTGGTACTGAGTGTGCCGGCTTTTAACGCTTGCTAATCAAGAGACCCAAAGGCTTTAAAGGAATCTAGTCTGAAATGTACTTTACTCAAATATAAGAAGTGTCATCAGCAAGTGTGTCCGATCTCGTTAACAGCAATTTTATAAACATATATGGAATAACCGGTGCTTCATCTCGTTGTATTTCAGGTGCCCTCATTTCACCACTCATTGTGTATTGTGAGACTGGGTTGAACGTTAAGATAGAACATCACTACTCTTTTTGAGCAATATAAAAAAGAAGGCTAATCACTATTTATGTGGATATAAAAACTATTAAACCGTTAAATGTGTTGCTCATACTCTTCCAAAATGTAAAAAAGCTGCTAGTTTAGCAGCTTGATCTGGTTCCATGTCATGTCCAACACCAGTAGAATTTAAGTAGTTAAAAACTCATTTCCACCAGTGTCCCGTCTAAACTCCAACGGATCGATAAAACAGGAAATCCCGTTTTGACGCTATTTCGTCCAAAACGGGATGTACATGGTACATGATGATTTTTATGATTCATTTATTCTCCTTGCTTCAAGCTTCGATTGCACCTAGGACCATCTCGTCGTTATGAGTAAATACTGCCTGCACGTCAGTATTCCCTGTATTAGGTTCTCCACCAGATTCAATCCTTTAAAATGATCAAAATCAACAGATTGATTGGCAATCACGTCAAGTCTTTGGTCAGCAACCTCGTGGATACCTATGTCTGGACAATGCCAGTATAAAGTCTTTTTTCTCTCATTTAAAGACCGAGAAAATGTACCTGAAATGAAGCAGCAAACAAAGCGGAGTCAAACAGCAAGTAAACGAATATATTCTGTCCTAAATCTAGGACCGATCTTCAGAAGAAACTAAACGACCATTCCCCCAGTGGAATACCGGGAAACGGCCGCAGCTTAAATGTTGTCTTTTTGTAATGTCTACTTGACAGGTTTATGACCAAAATAGCGACTTACAATGGGACCGTGTTTTTCGTTCCTCGACTAATTCTGATAGACGTAAATCCATTCATTGTTCAAGCTTAATCTCATGGTGGTTATTGAAACATATCGCTGGTGGCGTCCGCCAGCATACTTTTCATCTTACCAAAAATAAAGATCCTTTCCCTTCAGCTTGAGAATAGCTTCAATGAAGTAATAGTCCCCATAGATGATCGATTGATGATGAGTAACGCTATGATATGCAGCAGATCCATTTTGCACGATGCAATCACAATCAGAACTCCAGTCCGTTCGCTGCTCATCCAACGTTCGTAACAATTTCAGGGCTGCGGCCAGGTAAAGATCCTTTTCATATTCGCCAACCGCCTTAGCAATCTCGATCAGTCCACAAGCCGCAATGGCTGCAGCTGTAGAGTCTTCATATGCCGGATCCTTCGGCTGTCTGAAATCGACCGGAATGATACCGCTCTCTGGAATATTCGCAATGAAATAGTGCGCAATCCGCTTGGCTGTATGCAAGTACTCTTCTTTTCCCGTATGCTGATAACTCATCATGAAGCCATACAACCCCCACGCCTGACCGCGTGTCCAAGCAGAGCCATTCTCATATCCTTGTCCCCCGTGAGTCTGAACTACACCGCCTAGGAAGGGATCAAATTCAACAATGTGATGGACTGAGCCATCCGGTCTTACGAAGGTTTTCATGACGGTATCCGCATGCCGTTCCGCAATTTGCCTGAAACGGGGATCGCCCGTCTCCTCGGACGCCCAATATAGCAAAGGAATGTTAAACATGCAGTCAATGATTGCCCAGCCACGTGTATCTTCTTCTGAGATATCATTCCAAGCGCGAATGAATTCGCCGACGGGATTATAGCGTCCAGCGAGCAGATTGGCAGCATGCAGCGCTCTTTTGCGAGAGGCGGGATTTTGCGTTAACTTGTAATTCGCCACGCTCGTTGGCAGCCACATAAATCCGACATCATGATGCAGCCCGTAGAATTTTTCAAAGCTCGCATCCAGCTTATCCTCGGCCAGATTGGAATAGTTCTTATATTTCTCCTGTCCCGTAACATGGTACATCTGCCAGAGCATGCCGGCCCAAAAGCCATTGGTCCACCAGTTGATACCATCCGCATCATCGCCGCTCGGGTTCTGGGTGGCACGGTCATCGTGCACGCCGTCCAAGGTCGTATAAGGGATTTTGTGCTGCGATTTATCGCTCATCCAATCCATCTTGTCCATTATTTTCTGAACGACCCGGTCTACCCAAGCATTAGTTTTATCCACTACTAGCATCGCTTCTCTCCCGCCTTTTCCTGAAAATTCAATCAGTTATACTGCAAAATTTACTCAGACAAAACCATATTCTTCTAATGAAAATAGCTTTATAGTAGTGTCTTTTTTGATATGTTAAGCGTCCTCATCATGTTTATAATCAATATAGTCAAAATCCGCATGCAGTCTCGTTCCTCGCAAATCCTGCACACATACCCCTGCAAATGCGCCTGTAAAAGACAATTTGTTCATATATTCATCTGCTAGCACACCGCTGTAAAGTTCAGGCCCAATCGACTTCCAGTTCTCACCATTCGGAGAATAGTAAAATTGGATTTTTTCCTTGTGGATGACTGCCTTAAGGTAGCAGCACACCCAACCCACAATGCTTGCAACATCCTCCGACTCGTCATACACTCCTTGCTGGCTGAATATGACAGCCAGGTGCTTGCCAAGCTGCTCATCATGTGATATCCGCAAATAAAAATGATCCGACTCGTCGTAAAATAACACCAGACCTGCCATCTGTGTAAAGGCTTCCGGCTCAAATTCGACGCAGGTCGATATCTCGCAATCCAAACTGTGCAGCCGTCTGGCTATGAGGCTCTGTCGATTCCAGGAGTAGAGCGATTCCTGCCCATACAGTCGAAGATGTCCCGGCCGTTCTGAGAGCGACAACCATGTCTTGTCCATGGGAATCCGTAGGGAATTCCAGTGGATACTGAGCCGCTCCCCATCAAAATGCTCTCTCTCCGGCTCGACCGGAAAGGGATAGGGTGGTAGCTTCGGCGGCTCCACCTCCAGCTTCGGAAGACGCCCTCCACCTGCCAGGCGAAGCCAGCCGTCGTCTGTCCAGACGACCTTTTGCAGCGAGGTTTCACGTCCCAACGGACTGAGGCGGCTTCCATCCGGAAGAGGACGGCTGCAAATATGAGCCATATACCATTCGCCATTTTGCGTTTCAACCAGGCTGCCGTGCCCGGCCTTTTGAAGCGGATAATCGGGTGATCCTACCGTAGTCAGCAAAGGATAATCTGGGTCTATCTCATAAGGGCCATCGATCGTTCGGGAACGCAGCAAGGTGGCTGCATGATTGATCCCTGTTCCTCCCTCCGCTACGAGGAGGTAATAATATCCGTTCCTTTGATATACCATCGGCCCTTCAGTTACTCCAAGAGATGTACCTCGGGTTACAAGCTTGACGGGGCCAACCAACTTGCCCTTTACCGGGCTGAACTCCTGCATGATGATCCCGGCAAACCGATTGTGGTTTTTGCGGAAATCCCATTGCATGTTGAACAGCCATTTACGACCATCCGTATCATGGAAGAGAAAATGATCAAAGCCGCTCGAATTCAAGTACACAGGCTCAGACCAAGGGCCTTCAATCGCCGGAGCGGTTACGACATAGTTATGCAAATCCTTGTATACGCCGCGTCGGCCAACCACATTGGTATAGCATAGATAATACAAGCCATCGTCATAGCTCAACGAAGGAGCCCAAATCCCTCCCGAACTCGGAATGCCTTTCAGATCAAGCAAACTTAAACGGTCAAGCGGTCTAGCTGCCGGTCGCCAGTGTACCAGATCGCGGGAATGATGAATCAGTACGCCTGGAAACCATTCAAAAGTAGAGGTTGCAATATAATAGTCATCACCTGCACGAATGATCGATGCATCCGGATTAAAGCCGCGTAGAATCGGATTTTGAATCATTGTTATCTCCTCCTCTTTCCAAAAATGCCTGTAAAGCACCATTGAACTCATGGGGTGTCTCCATACTGGAAAAATGGCCTGCCTCCGGCAGATCAACGAACACCGCATGAGGCACGCATTCCAGAAGTCTATCCGCGGAGCGATGCGCTCCCTTGAAATCCTTTGCTCCATTCACCACGCATACTGGACCCGGAGCTTGCATCGCAAGCAGCTTGGGCAGAAGCGCGTCACCCAGAATGCAATCCGGCTCACGGTGGGTGCATTGCCAAGCCTTCCAATCGGTAATCATAGTCCACAGCCTATCCTGATAACCATTCCGGTCTTCCCCGCATCCCTCCAGCAGGCGTGCAAACCATTCCTGCTTGAAGCGCGGCACATCCGTCACCAGGGTTGGTGGAATGTCCGGCTTCGAATCAGGAATTGCACCACTGGCGACAGTCACCGACCGCACATGCTCCGGGTACAGCGCCCAGAAATCGAGCGCTACAAATGATCCCAACGACAGTCCGACCAAGTGCGCGGCGTCGATATTCAAATGCCCCAGAAGTGCTCGCAAGTCCTCAGCATGCAGGAAGGGCTGTCCATTCAGGGGTAAGGAAGATCTTCCATACCCTCTAAGGTCATAACAAAGAATTGAATAACGTGAAGCAAAATGCTCGATCTGTGGCTTCCACATGCGTCGATCCACCGAATGGGCGTGAATGAACACCAATGTCTCTTCGGAAGCACCTTGAACCTGATATTGGTAATCTAGGAGAATGTCCTGATCCAGCTCGATATGGCCCGAGATCATTTGCTCCTTCTTCATTCTGTAAACTCCTTTCCTATCCACGGTAACTTTTTGAGACTTTCAGACGTGCGAGGTACTTCTTAATCAGCACGTTTAGTTTATCACTGTGTTTTCTTTTCGAAGCAACTTGCCCTCTGCATCCGTTTCAACAAGCTCCACCTCCAGATCAGGTGCTTCTCCACGTTTCTCCAAGGCTCCTACCCGAATCGTCTGGATTCTTCCGCCTGCCAGCTCCACCCGGATTTCGTCCGCAGATTGAGCTGCTGCCGAAATGATCATAGCCTGGTGCTCATACGGCTCAATAACGGATACAAATCGTGCAGACGTGCCTCTGAAGCGGGAGCTCAGCAGCTTGCGCCGTGAGGATTCATCCCCCAGCGGATAATCTCCACCGATGGAGGCGACCAGTCGAACGGCTTCGTGGCCCGTTAAATCGACCCGGATGATGCCTTCCTGTCCCTGAAACTGTGGCTCTGCCGGAACCGCATTCGGGAAGGCTTTCGCTGCAATTTTGACCGGGCCGCCATAATAGTCCACGCCGATCCCATTACCGCTGTCCGTATTTTCCAGCACCAACGGCAAGTCTGCCAAGTAAAACTGTTCGCCAGCCGCATTTTCAACATACGGATCTCCCCAGAAAATCGTTTTTTTGAAGGGCTTGCTTACGCCATGCTCTCCACTGCCTTCTTCCACAGTCACAGCAAGTTCCAACGATTGAATCCCTTCGACTGTAATATCTAGATCGTCACGTCCTAGTATCCACGCCCCGAATTGCCCCTCAGCCAACACATGTCCATCTCCGCGAACCTGGTAGAACAGCCTTTTGTCCACTTCCAAAAACTCCGGGTCGTTGCCGACAATAACATCGAACTGAGGTGGCCAGAGTGTGTAATGATCCATATTCAACGGGCCATCCTCATTATGATATGTCCGGTTGCCACGATGATCATATTTCGGGCCAAAGCCGGTTTTAAAATGCGCCTTGATGGGGCTGCTCACCTCATACCAATCACAATCGGTAATGAACTGCGCGCTGCCCAGCGGGTCAGGATCAAGCTGCTCCGTATGAGTGATGAGTTCCATTTGCTCTGCTTCAAGAGAGACCAGCCCCTTACAGTGGAACAGACTTTCATAGTCATGTTCCATCTCTCCCGAAACGTAATCGAACAGCACGACGTAATCATCGGTGACCACGGTCAATCGGCGCTGAAGCACTACCTCTGTAAAACCGGTACGCCGGGAATATTCCGGTGCTTCCTCTGGCATCGGCACATACCTCCCCTCGTTCCAGGCCCGCTCCCTGAACGTCTTGTCTCCGTCTACTCGCCAGCCGCCATAGGGAGGATAAGACCACTTGGCTTCATTTTCTACTGTACATGCCTGAAAGAGCTTGCCGCCATGAAACTGTAATAGTCTGCCTTCACTTGGGTCCTGCTGCTTCCGATCCACGACAACCATGTTGTGTGTAATGGAGGTTTGCACATAGAATTTGTACATAAACGTGTGGTAGTTATACCAGATATTTTCCGGGTTATAGAAGCTGCGCCCATATCGCATAATGGATAGCAGGCTAACCCTGTCATAATGCCCGTGAGCGCCCCCGTGTGAGCCATACTTCACTACAGCCTGAATCTGTTCGTTTGCATCCCTCCCCTCCGTCTGTGAACGAAGCATAGCCACACCGGAATTGTCCGCATGTGCAGAACGAAGATAAGGCTTGGAAGTGCTTGGCTGAAGTTCCGGAATGGCATACAGCAAATCACGATCCGCAAGATCACAAGTCAGAAGAATATCCGCATACTCCGGTTTGCGAAACAAATAGTACGCCAGATCATATCGCGCATCCATATAGCCCCTCGGCGAGATGCCGGGCATCTTCGTCTCTGCCGAATCATTGATGCCAAAGAGAACACCACGATAATCAGCAAAGGGCAAAAGACTGTCCCATAGCTGTGTAATCGAGCGATAATTAAAACGTGAAGGTCCCCAGATATCCAGACTTAATCCATCAATATCCGGTTTGTCTCCCGGTGTAATCTGGTCATGATACTGGGCAGGAACCCAAACCTCGGCAAGATTGATGCCCCAAGGCCGGGAGCTCTGGGTAATTTCCGAAAAGAGTCCCGCAGCCATCAGGTTATAACCTACCGAGCATTCGTACCACCAACCGTCATCCAGTGTGCCCTTGGACAAGTGATCAGTGTACCCGCCAATACCGTACAGGAAACGGTTCATCCGCTCCATATCCTGCAAGGCCTGACTGCAATAGAGTGCTCCGACCATCTCGGCCAGCGTCCAGTTGGAGATGCCTCCTACGCTTAGTGCCCAGTCGATCAGTTCTATGAATAGACGAAATGTGCGTTCTACATTGCGGTGATCTTCTGCATTCAGCAAGCCTGAATCGAACAGCAGATCATAGACAACCGCTACATGCTTGAAAAATTCACCCTCGTGCACCAGTTCCTGATGGCAAGCTTTTCGTGTTTTGGGATAACCGTTCTCCGGGTCAACAACGCCGCGAAGAAATGCGACCAGCTTTTCTGCCAGATCTTTTCGTCCGGTGAGTTTCCAGGCAATAACAGCATTTTCCGCCTCATGCGCATGATGACTCTCATACAGATGCGCCCCTGTTCCAACAGGTGGCAGCACCCATTGCTGTGCACGCTGCACATACATACCCAGCAGCTCGCTGGCCCATGCATGTTCCTGTACCTTGGTCTGAACCTCTTCCCACTCCGGCTCGACCAGCTTGATATACGGGTGCTGCAGCGCCCGCAACGTAAACAGCTCGATCCGTTCCGCCAGATCTCCCCTGCCTCCTGGAATAATCGCCAGCTTCTGTACTTCATGTCCCCCTGGCGCAACACGTCCGGATACCTCGACCTGAACAGATACCTCACAGGAAGCCCACGGTTCCAACAGGCAGGCCTCTGGATAAATCGACACCCCCATCGTTTCCCCCCCATAACGCTCCTGGGTCAATGTTAGAGTTTGCACATCTCCTGTGCAATTGATGAGCTCAAGCTTATAGCCTGCTACTTGTCCAGCTTCTGCCGATCGCGACAGCACTGGAGCATGAACATGGATTCCGCGGCTTCGCCTCAGCTTTAACTGCCGAATGGAAATGCCCGACTCTACTGCTGGCCTGATTGATTCTCCCTTCCATGCCGCCAACAGACGCACGGAACGGACAAATTTCCATTTGCCAGCCAATGCCTTCATGTCATCAAATTGGTCAAATGGCACAACGACCTTATTGATGCCCGATTCCGGCCGCACCAGCAAACAGTGATAGTGAACATATTCCAGTTCTTCTGGCAAGGGTCCCTTATCGCGCAGCAATCCAATTTCCACTGTTAGCTCCAGCGGCTCGCCAAGCGGAAGCTCAGCCTCCAGTTCAAGGCCGTACCAATCCCGTAAATCCACGCTATATTCATTGTTGCTAACAAAGCCTGTACGGAGCCAATGATTATCCCAATGTACCCCCGGCAAACGAAAAACCGTTGCCTGACCCGGTGCCAGCAGTAGCTCCTCCCCAGAAGCCGAAGCTAGCTCAGTCTCATCTGAGCGCCCTCGATCCCATGCTAATATATTTATGATCGTCTGTGTGGTGTCCATTTCTATTCCCCTCATTTCTTAGCTTCATTTCGTACAGTGAAGGTAATTTCTTGCGCAAAGGCATTGATATCGAAATTTCCCTGCTCGGGCTTGAGTACAAGTTCGCCGTGGATACGCAAGTTTTCAAATACAACCCCCTTTACCTGGCGCTCTGCATCAAAGCCATAAATTCGGTTGGGATTGATATTGCGACCAAGGTAGATGATATTTCGGAACGAAATGTCTTCAATGGAATGTCCAGGCTCTGGATTGTAATCTTTGTTCCTGATAACTCGAATATCGATCAGCTGTCCCAGCTCAAATTCCTCTACCCGAATGTTGTCATAAACCACCCGTCGAATCGTATTTTTATCTCCCGCGTTGATGGCCATCGCTCCCCAATAGTTTTCCTGCGGCTCATGATGCTCCAGAATATCAATGTTCTCAAAACGGATATCCTCGATTACATCTCCGCTGCGTTGATGATCTCCATGTGTGCCCATCATTAGCGGATGCGCAACGTCCGCCCATAAAATCGAGTTGCGAACCGTTACACGGCGCGTATCCCCACGGTAATCCCACCTTGAGGCGTATACCGCGATGCAATCGTCCGAGGTACGAAGAAACACATCATCAATCTCGATATCCGAGCTTGCCATCATATCAATGCCATCACACCAGCCCTTGGTGCTGAACGATTTGAAATTGGATATGTGAATATGACTCGACTTGCCAATGTATATGCTGTAATGTGGCGGATCAAGTAGCACAAGGCCTTCCACCGTGACGTTTTCACAAAACTTGATGCGTATCCCTCGAAAAGCCGAATACCGATGAAATGTAGACAGATCAATGATCCCCCGACCCCGAATGACGACGTTTTTAACCCGATCGCAGACGAACGAACCCACGACCACGGCTCCTCCCGCAACATACACCGTGGTGTTGGAGGGAATGCGTATAATCGTTTCCTCCACATAATGTATGCCTGGTGCAAAATATAAGATGTGCGGACATTGCCCGCTGAGCGCATCCGGCATGCTGGCAAGCCTTTTAATATCCTCCATCCGGTGAATGCCCGGCTTGATCAAAAGTACTCCCGGATCATCCGGCAATGGCGGTAATTTCTCCAATGGATTGGCAAACAGATGCAGATTGCCAAAGCGATCGCCGTTCACCTCAATGGACAGCTTGCATGGCTTGCTCAGCGTGAAGGATATCGAATTCCCATCACATACCAAGGGAATTGCTGCAGACAATGGCCGAATAACAACCCGCTCCGGTCTGGTGGTCAGACACTCCACTCGAACCTCAACTTTTCCAAACATATCAAAATAAGCCATTGAGGCTTGCCGAATCTGGTGCATGTCCACCTTGGCCTCATATACAAACGGCTCTTGCCAATCTTCATCCAGTTGACGTACCTGTACCTTGAAGTCACGACGCTCTCTGGCACCCTCAGGCTGCGGATAAACAATCAATTGATTCATGTTGTGCCCCCTTGCTCCCCAAAGTCTTCTTTCATTGTATCCCTGCATTGTACTTGGAGAAATGCTGCTTTTTTTGGCGTTATATGTATGGTTTTTTAGCAATTTCAAGCATCCTGTGCCTTAGGGGAAGCAGGCTTTCTCACTTCCGTTTTGCAGCTTATTGTGTATACGCTCTTTGTCTAGGGAAAAATGACCTCAGCTCCCTTTTACGGTGGAAGCTGAGGTCATTGTGATTGTTGAACTTTACTTGGAGATTTTATTTTTTTGGGGAACCTTCTTGGTACATCTTCATCCT from Paenibacillus sp. JNUCC-31 includes:
- a CDS encoding carboxymuconolactone decarboxylase family protein; protein product: MIAVAVAHTTRCPYCIEIHTTKPLKKWA
- a CDS encoding glycoside hydrolase family 88 protein → MLVVDKTNAWVDRVVQKIMDKMDWMSDKSQHKIPYTTLDGVHDDRATQNPSGDDADGINWWTNGFWAGMLWQMYHVTGQEKYKNYSNLAEDKLDASFEKFYGLHHDVGFMWLPTSVANYKLTQNPASRKRALHAANLLAGRYNPVGEFIRAWNDISEEDTRGWAIIDCMFNIPLLYWASEETGDPRFRQIAERHADTVMKTFVRPDGSVHHIVEFDPFLGGVVQTHGGQGYENGSAWTRGQAWGLYGFMMSYQHTGKEEYLHTAKRIAHYFIANIPESGIIPVDFRQPKDPAYEDSTAAAIAACGLIEIAKAVGEYEKDLYLAAALKLLRTLDEQRTDWSSDCDCIVQNGSAAYHSVTHHQSIIYGDYYFIEAILKLKGKDLYFW
- a CDS encoding glycoside hydrolase family 43 protein; the encoded protein is MIQNPILRGFNPDASIIRAGDDYYIATSTFEWFPGVLIHHSRDLVHWRPAARPLDRLSLLDLKGIPSSGGIWAPSLSYDDGLYYLCYTNVVGRRGVYKDLHNYVVTAPAIEGPWSEPVYLNSSGFDHFLFHDTDGRKWLFNMQWDFRKNHNRFAGIIMQEFSPVKGKLVGPVKLVTRGTSLGVTEGPMVYQRNGYYYLLVAEGGTGINHAATLLRSRTIDGPYEIDPDYPLLTTVGSPDYPLQKAGHGSLVETQNGEWYMAHICSRPLPDGSRLSPLGRETSLQKVVWTDDGWLRLAGGGRLPKLEVEPPKLPPYPFPVEPEREHFDGERLSIHWNSLRIPMDKTWLSLSERPGHLRLYGQESLYSWNRQSLIARRLHSLDCEISTCVEFEPEAFTQMAGLVLFYDESDHFYLRISHDEQLGKHLAVIFSQQGVYDESEDVASIVGWVCCYLKAVIHKEKIQFYYSPNGENWKSIGPELYSGVLADEYMNKLSFTGAFAGVCVQDLRGTRLHADFDYIDYKHDEDA
- a CDS encoding alpha/beta fold hydrolase, with the protein product MKKEQMISGHIELDQDILLDYQYQVQGASEETLVFIHAHSVDRRMWKPQIEHFASRYSILCYDLRGYGRSSLPLNGQPFLHAEDLRALLGHLNIDAAHLVGLSLGSFVALDFWALYPEHVRSVTVASGAIPDSKPDIPPTLVTDVPRFKQEWFARLLEGCGEDRNGYQDRLWTMITDWKAWQCTHREPDCILGDALLPKLLAMQAPGPVCVVNGAKDFKGAHRSADRLLECVPHAVFVDLPEAGHFSSMETPHEFNGALQAFLERGGDNNDSKSDSTRL
- a CDS encoding glycosyl hydrolase family 28 protein, which gives rise to MNQLIVYPQPEGARERRDFKVQVRQLDEDWQEPFVYEAKVDMHQIRQASMAYFDMFGKVEVRVECLTTRPERVVIRPLSAAIPLVCDGNSISFTLSKPCKLSIEVNGDRFGNLHLFANPLEKLPPLPDDPGVLLIKPGIHRMEDIKRLASMPDALSGQCPHILYFAPGIHYVEETIIRIPSNTTVYVAGGAVVVGSFVCDRVKNVVIRGRGIIDLSTFHRYSAFRGIRIKFCENVTVEGLVLLDPPHYSIYIGKSSHIHISNFKSFSTKGWCDGIDMMASSDIEIDDVFLRTSDDCIAVYASRWDYRGDTRRVTVRNSILWADVAHPLMMGTHGDHQRSGDVIEDIRFENIDILEHHEPQENYWGAMAINAGDKNTIRRVVYDNIRVEEFELGQLIDIRVIRNKDYNPEPGHSIEDISFRNIIYLGRNINPNRIYGFDAERQVKGVVFENLRIHGELVLKPEQGNFDINAFAQEITFTVRNEAKK